A window from Candidatus Nitrospira neomarina encodes these proteins:
- a CDS encoding phage holin family protein gives MKGFLIRCGITGFAVLLASQIIPGIEITGVASGIAAVVILAFLNSIIRPVLYLLSAPFIFVTLGLFMVLINGFLLYLVSILVKGFIVSGFWPAVGGAIIISLVSGLLNLWISEQGRIEIVTHPSSGRKIRHIN, from the coding sequence ATGAAGGGATTTCTCATTCGATGCGGGATCACGGGGTTTGCGGTATTGTTGGCGAGCCAGATAATCCCTGGCATTGAAATTACAGGGGTTGCGTCGGGGATTGCCGCAGTGGTTATTCTTGCATTCCTCAATTCCATCATCCGCCCAGTGCTTTATCTACTTTCAGCACCATTTATTTTCGTAACACTAGGGCTATTCATGGTTCTCATTAATGGATTCCTGCTCTATCTGGTATCCATTCTGGTGAAAGGATTTATTGTCTCTGGATTTTGGCCAGCGGTGGGTGGTGCGATCATTATTAGTCTGGTGAGTGGATTATTAAATCTCTGGATTTCCGAGCAAGGCCGAATAGAAATTGTCACGCATCCTTCTTCGGGTCGAAAAATTCGCCATATAAATTAA
- a CDS encoding ATP-binding protein has protein sequence MSNRLESTLATKQQSTLQKILTSVVNEVGMEAVLVAIMTHDGGPLVEQVSRGFSPREVRAILRALSMEDLKNLAVRNGVGGELESVLRIRMVTPGSKVALVLPLKFGGRVYGTLVLARRENSALTKREKTTLSTNVSHISTELKKAGLFGSSLILSKPVVGNEPLASGVAGEEGPAPVARTYSNAEVQERIGSILTEEVNGGLSFDRGWVSIYDPLAATLEVLGVFGTQKKDVSPGQLLSLDDSASGWSVRHRKPRCDNNLASTQGRFHDYKQLYRDRFASTIVVPFYVRGRVAGTVTLASKNPNNFDQIGSESKSLEAITTKLVELFEDPSCHLSVMEVAPIQPEQPALKGQVMTAQSEGGDVRKEERRAALHEVSSFLATEIREPIGFIRAQLEEITTDADLDFDSQTRVENAMRDMIRIETVLNEILDFAKPLELDRKMCRVQDLLDKAFSLVSTDIRVNRIEVLKKVPARLAQVRWDELKMQHVFLCIFKNAIEAMSPGGHLRVEVMLTRARKPELQIIIANDGVPIPAEFVDKVFEPYFTTKRSGTGLGLATVKKVVEEHQGQISIASEPDKGTTVTILMPAPRPRTPYRPRRPA, from the coding sequence ATGTCCAATCGTCTTGAATCCACACTAGCTACCAAGCAACAAAGTACCCTTCAAAAGATTCTGACCTCCGTGGTCAATGAGGTCGGGATGGAAGCGGTCTTGGTCGCGATTATGACTCATGATGGTGGGCCCTTGGTCGAGCAGGTTTCCCGGGGGTTTTCTCCAAGAGAAGTCCGCGCGATTCTTCGTGCACTTTCAATGGAGGATTTGAAAAATCTGGCCGTTCGTAACGGGGTGGGCGGGGAGTTGGAGAGCGTACTCAGAATTCGCATGGTGACTCCTGGGAGCAAGGTTGCCTTGGTCCTTCCCTTAAAGTTTGGCGGCCGAGTGTATGGCACGCTGGTATTGGCCAGGAGAGAAAATTCCGCGCTGACCAAAAGAGAAAAGACGACTCTCTCCACCAATGTCTCGCATATTTCCACAGAATTAAAGAAAGCAGGACTATTTGGTTCCTCACTGATCTTGAGCAAGCCAGTAGTGGGTAATGAACCATTGGCATCGGGTGTGGCTGGAGAAGAGGGGCCTGCGCCCGTGGCCCGAACGTATTCGAATGCGGAAGTTCAAGAGCGGATAGGGAGCATTTTGACGGAAGAAGTCAATGGGGGACTGTCTTTTGATCGTGGCTGGGTCAGCATTTATGACCCTCTTGCCGCGACGCTGGAAGTGTTGGGTGTATTCGGAACCCAGAAAAAGGATGTGAGCCCGGGGCAGCTTCTCTCGCTAGATGATTCGGCTTCCGGATGGTCTGTTCGTCATCGAAAGCCCCGCTGTGACAATAATTTGGCTTCAACCCAAGGGCGTTTTCACGACTATAAACAGCTCTATCGTGATCGGTTCGCGTCGACCATTGTCGTTCCTTTTTACGTCAGGGGACGAGTGGCGGGGACCGTTACGTTAGCGTCAAAAAATCCTAATAATTTCGATCAAATTGGGAGCGAATCGAAAAGCCTAGAGGCCATTACGACCAAATTGGTGGAATTGTTTGAAGACCCATCGTGTCATCTCTCTGTCATGGAGGTTGCCCCGATTCAACCCGAGCAACCTGCTCTCAAAGGGCAGGTGATGACTGCTCAATCGGAGGGAGGGGATGTTCGTAAGGAAGAGCGACGTGCCGCACTGCATGAAGTAAGCTCGTTTCTGGCTACAGAAATCCGTGAACCTATTGGGTTTATCAGGGCTCAGTTAGAAGAAATTACGACGGATGCCGACCTTGATTTCGATTCGCAAACCCGGGTGGAAAATGCCATGCGGGATATGATTCGTATTGAAACGGTCTTAAATGAAATTCTGGACTTTGCCAAACCGTTGGAACTTGATCGAAAAATGTGCCGGGTTCAGGATTTATTGGATAAGGCTTTTTCGTTGGTGTCGACGGACATTCGCGTAAATCGGATTGAGGTCCTCAAAAAAGTACCGGCTCGGTTGGCCCAAGTCCGGTGGGATGAATTGAAAATGCAGCATGTATTCCTGTGTATTTTCAAAAATGCCATTGAAGCCATGTCTCCAGGAGGGCATTTACGGGTGGAAGTCATGCTCACTAGAGCCCGAAAACCGGAACTTCAGATAATTATTGCCAATGATGGAGTGCCCATACCGGCCGAATTTGTGGATAAGGTATTTGAACCCTATTTCACCACAAAACGATCAGGGACGGGATTGGGTTTGGCGACCGTGAAAAAAGTCGTTGAGGAGCATCAGGGTCAGATCAGTATCGCTAGCGAGCCAGATAAGGGAACGACCGTCACTATTCTCATGCCAGCCCCACGACCAAGAACGCCATATCGGCCACGCCGTCCAGCTTGA
- a CDS encoding SAM-dependent methyltransferase, producing MNRIDTELGKALKARIRTQGPMTFRDFMAAALYDETMGFYAKAPKIGSHDGPFDTNARFPAFGYAIAKAITYAEKALGFHLRVLELGGGTGQLGNNIISCLENAHEYLVLDPSPGLREKQKQRGLHAINNIDCLAPGPTFVFGNEVLDALPVHRVMGMGHEEVLELYVDLDEEGEFCEQPGALSTRELADRLSDDGVKLGRGQVAEICLELKPFLKSIWRVVDPGYVIFIDYGDRASNLYSHRHRNGTLRSYYHQQQVYDPFFAVGQQDLTADVDYTAVCFIAEEIGFEVAGPIPQGTWLRNVGILDYKGLTGVRESDLEEIDVLTRPTGLGSTFDILILKTKGLTDGPGLQPAS from the coding sequence TTGAACCGGATTGATACGGAGCTTGGGAAGGCTTTAAAAGCCAGAATTCGAACACAAGGGCCAATGACCTTCAGGGATTTTATGGCGGCGGCCTTATATGACGAAACTATGGGGTTTTATGCAAAGGCACCCAAAATTGGAAGTCATGATGGGCCGTTTGACACCAATGCAAGATTCCCGGCTTTTGGATATGCCATTGCCAAAGCCATCACGTATGCCGAGAAGGCGTTGGGATTTCACCTGCGGGTCTTGGAATTAGGTGGAGGAACAGGCCAGTTGGGTAACAATATTATTTCTTGTCTTGAAAACGCTCATGAATATCTAGTTCTAGACCCAAGCCCCGGGTTGCGAGAGAAGCAAAAACAAAGAGGATTGCATGCGATCAACAATATCGACTGTTTAGCCCCAGGACCGACATTTGTGTTCGGGAACGAAGTGCTTGATGCCTTACCCGTTCATCGAGTAATGGGAATGGGCCATGAGGAAGTATTGGAGTTGTATGTGGATCTGGACGAGGAGGGAGAGTTTTGTGAGCAACCGGGTGCTCTATCAACGAGGGAACTAGCCGACCGGTTGAGTGATGATGGGGTGAAGCTTGGGCGAGGGCAAGTCGCAGAAATTTGTTTGGAATTGAAACCATTCCTCAAAAGCATATGGAGAGTTGTGGATCCAGGGTATGTAATTTTTATCGATTATGGGGATCGCGCCTCAAATTTATATTCACATCGGCATAGAAATGGGACTCTTCGTTCCTACTATCACCAGCAACAAGTGTATGACCCGTTTTTCGCTGTGGGCCAACAAGACTTGACGGCAGATGTGGATTATACGGCTGTTTGTTTCATCGCAGAGGAAATTGGTTTTGAGGTAGCAGGGCCTATCCCGCAAGGAACATGGCTGAGAAATGTTGGAATTCTGGATTATAAAGGGCTAACGGGTGTTAGGGAGTCTGATCTAGAAGAGATTGATGTGCTCACTAGGCCGACCGGCTTGGGAAGTACTTTTGACATTCTCATACTCAAAACAAAGGGTCTCACTGATGGGCCAGGTCTACAGCCAGCTTCATAA